A genome region from Aurantiacibacter sp. MUD61 includes the following:
- a CDS encoding DNA gyrase inhibitor YacG, with protein sequence MSTRPCPICKKPRTQEFTPFCSERCRDKDLAQWFTDGYAVPGEPAVPEDIASED encoded by the coding sequence ATGAGCACACGCCCCTGCCCCATCTGCAAAAAGCCGCGCACTCAGGAATTCACGCCGTTCTGTTCGGAGCGCTGCCGCGACAAGGACCTCGCCCAATGGTTCACCGATGGCTATGCCGTGCCGGGCGAACCGGCCGTGCCTGAGGATATCGCGAGCGAAGATTAG
- a CDS encoding ribonuclease has product MAEWLVEEGIGEERAVLLKDGEIVAARLYWPGGLTLGQVEDAQVIALKPHGVWRKYGVVRFGNGEEAYASRMPRETTEGMRVRQEVTREAIAERGRLKRAQSTHTEKEPTPAPALAYQIANDGDDATVVPAFPREADWNEIFVEAWTGDIEFLGGALIVSDTPAMTLIDVDLRDYPEALFHNGVPVIARTLKRLQITGNIGIDFPTLDKPNRKAVDAKLDECLAGWPHERTAMNGFGFVQIVAAQGQPSILQRIGRDRSGAAARLLLRKAERLTGAGKIELAAHRAVIAKLTPDWLAELSRRTAKEVVTRPDPALALEAPHAQLVPL; this is encoded by the coding sequence TTGGCTGAGTGGCTGGTTGAAGAAGGAATTGGCGAAGAACGCGCCGTCCTGTTGAAGGATGGAGAAATCGTCGCCGCCCGGCTGTATTGGCCAGGTGGCCTCACGCTCGGCCAGGTCGAAGATGCACAGGTCATCGCGCTTAAACCGCACGGTGTTTGGCGCAAATACGGGGTCGTTCGCTTTGGTAACGGCGAAGAGGCCTATGCCAGCCGGATGCCGCGTGAAACCACCGAAGGCATGCGCGTTCGTCAAGAGGTGACACGCGAAGCCATCGCCGAGCGCGGCAGGCTGAAGCGGGCGCAATCAACCCATACCGAGAAAGAGCCGACACCCGCCCCTGCGCTCGCGTATCAGATCGCCAATGACGGGGACGATGCGACCGTGGTTCCCGCTTTCCCGCGAGAGGCCGACTGGAACGAGATTTTCGTCGAAGCATGGACAGGCGATATCGAATTCCTCGGGGGCGCGCTGATTGTCAGCGATACGCCCGCCATGACATTGATCGATGTGGATCTGCGCGATTATCCCGAAGCACTTTTCCATAATGGCGTGCCGGTCATCGCGCGGACCCTCAAACGATTGCAGATCACGGGCAATATCGGCATCGACTTCCCAACTCTGGACAAGCCGAACCGCAAAGCCGTGGACGCCAAGCTTGATGAATGCCTGGCGGGCTGGCCGCATGAACGCACGGCCATGAACGGCTTTGGCTTTGTCCAGATCGTTGCCGCGCAAGGCCAGCCCAGCATCCTGCAACGGATCGGGCGGGATCGCAGCGGCGCAGCGGCCCGGCTCCTGCTGCGAAAGGCGGAACGCCTGACTGGCGCAGGCAAGATAGAGCTGGCCGCGCATCGGGCCGTGATTGCCAAGTTGACCCCGGATTGGCTGGCAGAGCTGTCCCGTCGAACCGCAAAGGAAGTGGTGACACGACCCGATCCCGCCCTTGCACTCGAAGCCCCGCACGCCCAACTCGTGCCATTATGA
- a CDS encoding Maf family protein: protein MSTPAPTLVLASASPRRRELLARLGVEPDAIAPTDIDETPAKDELPRDYALRMSREKAAAVDGRAAHVLAGDTVVACGRRILPKAEDEATARRCLELLSGRRHRVLSAIVLAAPDGSVRERLSETQLRFKRLSTEEIDAYIASGEWEGKAGGYAIQGMAEALIPWIQGSHSGVVGLPLFETRALLKAAGFNLG, encoded by the coding sequence ATGAGCACGCCCGCCCCCACGCTTGTTCTCGCATCGGCCAGCCCGCGTAGGCGGGAGCTGCTCGCACGCCTTGGTGTCGAGCCCGACGCGATTGCGCCCACCGACATCGATGAAACTCCCGCGAAAGACGAATTGCCGCGCGATTATGCGCTGCGCATGTCGCGTGAGAAAGCCGCTGCCGTCGACGGTAGAGCCGCGCACGTGCTGGCGGGTGACACGGTCGTGGCTTGCGGGCGTCGCATCCTGCCCAAGGCCGAGGACGAAGCGACAGCGCGCCGCTGCCTCGAATTGCTTTCGGGACGCCGCCACCGCGTCCTTTCCGCCATAGTCCTCGCCGCGCCCGATGGCTCGGTCCGCGAACGGCTGAGCGAAACGCAGCTCAGATTCAAACGCCTCTCCACTGAGGAGATCGATGCCTATATCGCCAGCGGTGAATGGGAAGGCAAAGCCGGCGGCTATGCCATCCAGGGCATGGCCGAGGCGCTAATCCCGTGGATACAGGGCAGCCACTCGGGCGTCGTCGGACTGCCGCTGTTCGAGACGCGGGCATTGCTAAAAGCCGCAGGTTTCAACCTTGGCTGA
- the infA gene encoding translation initiation factor IF-1, with protein MAKEELLEMRGKVVELLPNAMFRVELENGHEVLGHTAGRMRKNRIRVLVGDEVLCELTPYDLTKARITYRFMPGRGGPPGYNPS; from the coding sequence ATGGCAAAAGAAGAACTCCTCGAAATGCGCGGCAAGGTAGTAGAGCTGCTGCCCAACGCGATGTTCCGGGTAGAGCTCGAAAACGGCCACGAAGTGCTGGGACACACCGCAGGACGCATGCGCAAGAACCGCATTCGTGTGCTGGTGGGTGACGAGGTGCTGTGTGAACTGACGCCTTACGATCTGACGAAGGCGCGCATCACGTACCGCTTTATGCCGGGTCGCGGTGGCCCTCCGGGCTACAACCCGTCCTAA